A region of the Amycolatopsis sp. cg13 genome:
CCAGAGCACGCCGACCACGAGCAGCGAGCCGTACACTGTGGACAGCCCCTGCGTGCTGCCGATCAGCACCATCGGGACGATTCCGTTGGACGCCGCGCCGACCACGAGCGGCATCCGGATGCCGAACTTCCAGACGCCGAACGCCTGCAGCATGGTGCCGATCCCGGCGAGCACCAGGTCGACGCTGACCAGGTCGGCGATCTGCGACTGGGGAAGCCCCAGCCCGGCGCCGACCACGATCGGCACCACGACGACACCGGCGTACATCACGAGCACGTGCTGCAAACCCAGCAGCACCAGCGGGCCGAATCGGGGACGTTCGTCCACGGGGGACACGGGACTGGCCATGATTCCCTCACCTCGTTGGGCCGGCGGGGCCGGGAAAGCGGCCGGGCCGGGCGGATCGTGGGTCGTCGCCGGAGCCGGACGGGCAGCCGGCGTCGATGACCCCCGGCCGCGCGCGAATCCTGCCGCCGCACCTACGGGGTTATGGGATGATCGAAGATTTTTCCTTCCCTGCAAGGAGTTTCGACTATGGTGCATCGGAAGCCGCCGAGGGTCAATACCCGGGCGCGGCTTCTCCTCCGGTGCGCGGAGCCCGCTCGCGGCGGTTGAGCACGAGGTTCAGCAGGAACGCCGCGATGCCGCCGGCCGCGATGCCGCTCGTGAGCACGGTCTGCACCACCACGGGCAGATGTTGGTAAAACTCTGGCGCGCCGACCGGCAACAGGCCGAAGCCGAACGAGATGGCGACGATCAAGATATTGCGCCCGTTGCTGAGATCCGCCTGGCTCATGATGCGCAGCCCGACCGCGCCGACGGTGCCGAACATGACCACGCCGACGCCGCCGAGCACCGGTCCGGGCAGCGACGCGACGGCCGCGCCGAGTTTCGGCACCAGGCTCATGAGCACCAGCACCGCGCCCGCGGTGGCGACCACGAACCGGCTCATCACGCGGGTGATGCTGACCAGGCCGACGTTCTCGCCGAAGGTGACGACGGTGAACGAGCCGAACACTCCCGCAAAGGCGGAGCCGATCCCGTCCGCGCGCAGTGCCCGGGAAATCTCCGGCGGTCCGACGTCGCGGCCGACGATCTGCCCGATGGCGAGCGTGTCGCCGGTCGATTCGACCATGTTCACCAGCTGCACGATGATCATCGGCAGCAAGGCGGACAAGGCGAACGTCGGCATGCCGAACTCGAACGGCTTCACCACACCGACCCAATCCGCGTGCCCGACCGAGCTGAAGTCCGCCATGCCGAGCGGAATCGCGACGAGCGTGCCGACGGCGAGCGCGATCAGGATCGCGAAGCGGCGCACCGCGGGCGGAGCGAACCGTTCCAAACAGACAGTCAGCACAATGGTGCCCAGCCCGAGAATGAGCCGTCCGGCCGAACCGTGGTCGGCGGCGCCCGGATTGGACCCGGCGATCAGCGTCGCCGTGGAGGGCAGCAGCGAGAACCCGATGATCGCGATGATCGTCCCGGTCACGATCGGCGGGAAGAACCGGATCAGCTTGCTGAACCACGGGGCGACCAGCCAGGTCAGCAGCCCGGCGACGATCGTCGCGCCGAAGACCGCGGGCAGCCCGGCCTCCTTGCCGACGATGATCGCCGGGGTGATGCCGGTGAAGGTCGAGCCCATCACGATCGGCAGCCGGACGCCGACGTTGCCGATCCCGAGCGTCTGCAACAGCGTCGCGATGCCGCTGACCAGCACGTTCGCCGTGACGAGCGTGGCGATCTGCGCGGTGGACAGGCCGACGCCGAGCCCGATCAGCAGCGGGACGGTGACCATTCCGGAGTAGGCGACCAGCAGGTGCTGGACACCGAGCGGGAGCATTTGCCGCAGCCGGGGGACGGTGTCGACCGCGTCGCGGGTCGCGGCTTCGGCTCGGGTGGTGCGCGGACGGAATCGCATGGTTTCCTCCACAGCGGGGAAAGGGGAGCGCGGATCACCGCGCCCAGGGAGTGAGCAGGCCGCCCATGCCGCTGCGTTCCAGCAGCCGGGCCGCGTGCCGTTCCGCCTCGTCGGCGGCGGCCTCTTCGTCGACGCGGACGCACTGTCCGTCGCGGTAGACGATCTCGCCGCCCACGATCGTCAGCTCCACATCGGACCCGCGGGCGGAGTAGACGAGGGCGGCGACAGCCCGGTGCACCGGGCGCACGTGCGGACGGTCGAGCGCGGTCACGATGACGTCGGCGAGTTTGCCCTCGCTCAACACTCCCGCGTCGATTCCGGCGTAACGGGCCCCCTCGCGGGTGGCCATTTCCAGCGCGTCCTCGGCTCGCAGGGCCGTCGGGTCCAAAGTGGCCGTTCGCTGGCCGAAGACGCTCAGTTTCATTGCCTCGAAAAGATCTTGCCGATGGCCGCAGCTGGGACCGTCGGTGCCCAGCGCGACCGGAACATTCCGCTTTCGCAGGTTCGCGATCTGCGCGGTGCCCGAGGCGAGGTAACCGTTGGACGCCGGGTTGTGCGAGACCCCGGCACCGGCAGCGGCGACCTGCTCGATTTCGGCTTCGTCGAGCCAGATCGCGTGCGCGAGGGTGGCCCGTTCGTCGAGCAGGCCTTCTTTCGCGAGCCATTCGACCGGCCGGAGCCCGTGGGTTTCGAGGTAGCTGACCGGATCGGTTTTGCTCTCGCAGCAATGGGTGTGCCAGCGAGTGCCGAATTCGCGGGCGAGTTCGACCGTTCGGCGGACGAGTTTCTGCTCCACGTAACAGAGATTGAGCGCGGCCGGCCACACCGCGACCTTGGCGGTCGGCGGCCGGTGTTCCATCGCCTCGCGGGTGATCGCGAATTCGTCCTCGCTGGAATAGCGGAACAGTTCGATCGGCTGCCCGCGGCGGTCGGCGATTTCAGTGCGTTCGCCCAGCATGCCGCGGGCGACCGCGCCGCGAAGACCGGCCTCCTCGATGACGTCCGCGACGGCGAGCGTCGTTTCAAGATCGCTTGGCGCGTAATGGTTGTCGATCACCGTCGTGATGCCGGCACGCAACGCCTCGACTGCGCCGAGCCGAGCTCCGGCCACTGCTTCGGGCCCGGTGATCGCGATCGAATACGGCCACATGAAATCGCACAGCCAGGGCACGATCGACATGCCTTCGCCGAGCCCGCGAGCGAGCGCTTGGTAGAGGTGGTTGTGCCCGTCGACCAGGCCGGGCAGCACCGCCTTGCCGCGACAGTCGACGATCTCTTCGGCGTGCCAGCGCTCAGTGCCGGATCCCGGTCCGACGCCGACGATCCGGTCGCCGGTGATCGCGACGTGGCCGCTGGAGTGGACTGTGCGCTGGTCGTCGACGGTCACCACGGTGCCGCCGGTCAGGAGGAGTTCGCAGGGTTCCGCAGCCGACATCGGGCCGCCCTTCCCCGGGCGGGGTCGGACCCGGCCCGGCGGTCGTCTCCAGCGCGCGGCTGGAGGCAGCTGGCCGAACGGTTGGCCCGAAACGGGAGGTCACCGGCGCCCGGCAGCGCCGCCGGGTCGTTCAATGCAAAGCCCTCGCGGGACCGGTGTCAAGAGCCTTCTCCGGAAAAGTCTTGCCGCGCAAGGCATTCGGCGATCATGTGTTGACAGCGGGCGGCGAAGGTGTTGCACTCGGTTGCGCCGGAGCGCGGATCGCGCTTCCGGGTCCCGTAGGTGCGGTGAAGCGCGGCCGGGGAGTCCTTTACTCAAGTCTTGCGTAAGGAGACATCCGGTGATTATCGATACCCATGTCCATCCGACGAATCTCGTCGACGAAGCCTGGCGGCACACCGGAACCCCGTTCACCGGCGAGCGCACGCTGGAAATGATGGACGGTCCATTCTGGATCAACGGCAAGCCGCGGCGCGTGGACGTCAGCTGCATCATGCCGCCGCCGGGCAACACGACCTGGCGCGAGGGCAACAAAACCGGGCGCGAAGGCATCCGCGAGTACCAGGCGTACGTGACTTCGCTCGTGCAGCAGTACCCGGACCGGTTCGTCGGGAACTTCATGTACAACCCGCGGTTCGGCCCGGAAAACGGCGCGGCGGAGCTGGCCTTCCACGTGAAGGAATACGGCTACAAGATGCTGAAGCTGCACGCCAACATGCATTCCTACCGCCCGGACCGGGCGCTGGACTGGCTGCGGCCGGTGATGCGGGTGTGCGACGAGCTCGGCGTGATCGTGCTGATCCACACCGGGGACGGGCCGTACTCGATCCCGACCCAGTTCTACCCGATCATCCGCGAGTTCCCGAACGTCACGTTCATTCTCGGCCATTTCGGCATCCAGACCGGCGGCGTCTACTGTTTCGAGGCGTTCTGGATGATCCAGGACTCGCCGAACGTGATCGGCGAATCGGGCTGGCTGCTGCAGTCGCGGATCGTCGAATTCGCCAAGGAGATGAAGAAGAGCGACCTGGTCTTCGGCACCGACTCGCCGCCGAACGAGCCCGGCATGTGGGCACGGGAGCTGGAAGTGCTGTGCCACCAGCCGCCGCAGGGCCTGAACCTGTCCGAGGACGACCTGGAGGGCTACCTCGGCAACAACATGGCCAAGCTGCTCGGCCTGGCGCCGACGCCGCCGCCGAAGGACAAGGCGGAAGCCGAGGCGTATTTGCGCGGGGACATTCCGCAGGCCTCGGCGGCGAATACGCACGCGTCGCATTATCTCGGCTACACGCCGTCGGCGTGGGCAGAGGCCGCTAACTCCTGATTCTGGTGCTGCGCCAGCTGCGGGTTTACTCGCACCCGCAGCTGGCGCGCGCGGTCAGGTGTACGTCGAGGACGCGGTCTTCCGGTTGGGTGTTCTCTCGGAGTTTGTCCAGCGTGGACACTGCGGCGTCGGCGAAATCGTCGAAGGAATGCCCTGCGGTGGACAATGCGGGCCAGCTGTGCGCGGCGGCATCGGTTCCGCCGAAGCCAATCACCGCAAGGTCTTTCGGCACGCTCAAGCCAAGCTCTGCGGCGACAGTGAGCGTATCGAGCGCCAGCCCGTCCGCGGTCGCCATGATCGCGCGCGGTCGCTCCGGCGACTGCAGCCACCGCCGGATGTCGGCCCGTGCGGCATGCCGATCCAGACCGGTGCGGACGACGTTGCCTGTTTTTCTTTCGGCCGCCCGCATTGCCTCGGTCCAGCCGCGGGCTCGATCGGCTACCGGCCCGGACCGCGCGGTACCCGTGAGACACCCGATCTCGCGATAACCGTGCCCGAGCAGATGTTCGGTGGTCAGCCGCCCGCCCGCCTTGTTGTCTAGCACCACGGACGGTGCGGCGGCACCGGACGGGGCGTGGTGATGCAGGTAGACGACCGGAACGTCCAAAGTGGAGTGAGTCGCGGCCGCGCCGGCGATCTCCGCGCGGACGAGCAGCAGGCCGTCCACGCGCATGTTCGCCAGCGATTCGGCGTACCGCAGCTCCTGCTCCCGGGAGAATGCCGAATTCCCCAGCAGCACAAGGGATCCGCGCGCGAACGCGGCGCGCTCGACCGCGTGGGTGAGCTGGGTGAAGTAGCCCTCGCTGCTGTCCGGCACGACCAGCCCGAGCACGTTGCTGCGCGTGGACCGCAATGCGCGCGCGACGAGATTCGGCCGGTACCCGAGGTCGGCGATCGCCTGTTCCACCCGTGCCCGCGTGGCGGGAGCGACCGGACGCGGCCCGTTGTTGAGCACGTAACTGACCACGGCCGGCGAGGTGCCCGCCAGCCGTGCGACATCGTCCCGGGTGACCCGCTGCATGCGCCAGACGATACCCGAAGAGCCGTTGACAGTCCCGATCTACACGTGTTGAATCCCGTGGAGTCGGCAAAGCAGGAAAGCTGGTGGTCACTGTGGACTCGCTGGTACGCGCCGCGGAAACCGGGAAAGCCGCCGGGGTGGGCGAAAGCGCCCTCCGTCCGGACGGCGCCGCCAAGGTGTCCGGCAGGTTCGCCTATTCGTCGGATTTGTGGATCGAGGGCATGGTCTGGGCGACCACGCTGCGCAGCCCGTACGCGGCCGCGCGGATCCGGTCCATCGACACGAGCAAGGCTCTCGCTCAACCGGGCGTGCACGCAGTGCTCACCCACGAGGACGTACCCGGCGCGAAGACGTACGGAATGAAGTCCGCCGACCAGCCGGTCCTCGCTGTCGACGAGGTCCGCTACCACGGCGAACCCGTCGCGCTGGTCGCCGCCGACGACCCGGAAACCGCCCGCCAGGCCGCAAAACTGATCATCGTCGACTACGAACCGCTGACCCCGGTCACCGACCCGATGACCGTCTTGGACCAGGGCATCCGCCCCATCCACCCCGACGGAAACCTCGTACGCCACGTGAAAATCCGCCACGGCGACCTTTCGTGGGCCCGCGCCGAAGCGGACGTCGTCGTCACCGGCGAGTACGAGGTCGGGATGCAGGACCAAGCTTTCCTGGGTCCGGAATCCGGCCTGGCTATTCCCTCCGAGGATGGCGGCGTCGAGCTTTATGTTTCCTCGCAATGGCTGCACAAAGACCTAGAACAGTTAGCTCCGTGCCTAGGTCTGCCGCCAGAAAAAGTCCGCCTCACTTTGGCAGGCGTCGGCGGTGCCTTCGGCGGCCGAGAAGACCTCTCCGTCCACGTGCACGCCTGCATGCTCGCCCTGCGTCTCGGACGCCCGGTGAAGATGTCCTACAACCGCTACGAATCCTTCTTCGGCCACGTACACCGCCATCCGGCCAAGATGCACTACGAACATGGAGCCACAAAGGACGGTCGCCTGGTCTATGTCAAAGCGCGCCTAGTTCTGGACGGCGGTGCCTACACGTCGACTTCCCCCGTAGTCATCGCTAACGCCTGCTATTTCGTGACCGGCGCCTACGACGTCCCTCATGCTGAAATCGACGGCCTGGCAGTGTTCACGAACAACCCACCCTGCGGCGCGATGCGCGGTTTCGGCGCTGTCCAGTCGGCCTATGGCTGCGAGTCCAATATGGACAAACTGGCGCACGAACTGGGCATGGACCCCATGGAGTTGCGCCTCCGCAATGCCATGACGACCGGCACCGTCCTACCGACTGGCCAAGCCGTCGACGGCCCGGCCCCCGTCGCGGAACTGTTGCAAGCCCTCCGCGACCGTCCACTACCACCCGCGGCCGCGATGGATCTTCTTTCTATGCCAGGCGGAGCCGCCAACACGACGCACGGCGAGGGGGTGCGTCGCGGAGTCGGCTACGCGGTCGGGGTGAAAGCGATCGGCTACTCAGGAGGCGTCGACGACATCTCGACCGCCCGAGTCACTCTGGCCGTCGTGAACGGCGCCCCGGTGGTCTCGGTGCACACCGCCGCCGCGGAATGCGGACAAGGCGTCACGACGGTCCAATCGCAAGTGGCGAGCACGGAACTAGGCGTCTCCCGGGTAGTCGTCCTCCCCGCCGACACCCAAATCGGCGACGCCGGTTCCGCCTCCGCGTCCCGAATGACCTGGATGTCGACCGGTGCCGTGCAGGGGGCTTGCCGCTACATCGCCCGGGAACTCCTGCGCCGCGCGTCAGCTGCTTCAGGCTTCTCTTTGGGCAACGACCAAGTCCTGGACACCGCCGGACGACCCGTGTGCTCCATCGCCGACCTGGTCGGTTCGGACACTCTTTCGCACACCTTCGAGTACCACCACCGCCCCACCCAGGGCATCGACCCGGAAACCGGCCAGGGCGACGCACACATCGCCTTCGCCTTCGCCGCCCACCGAGCCGTGGTGGACGTGGATGTCGAACTGGGTTTGGTGAAGGTCGTAGAGCTGGCGACCGCCCAGGATGTCGGCAAGGCGATGAACCCGCTGGCGGTAGAAGGCCAAATCGAAGGCGGGAGCGTGCAGGGCCTTGGTTTGGCTTTGATGGAAGAGATCCTGGTGGATGCCGAGGGCCGGGTGCGAAACCCGTCCTTCACGGACTACCTGATCCCGACCGTGCTGGATGTGCCGCCGATGCCGATCAGCCTGTTCGAATTCCCGCACCCGGACTCGCCTTACGGCTTGAACGGCGTCGGCGAGCCGCCGACCCTTTCCTCGACCCCCGCGATCCTGAACGCCCTCCGCTCAGCGACCGGCTTGGCTTTGCCGAACGCCCCGGTCCGTCCGGACGACATCGCTTTGGCGGGAGGCCGCGGCGCGGGGTTGGGTGCGGCTTCGTGACCGGCCTCCCTTTGCTGACCCTGATCCGTCCGGACGGCATCGCTTTGATCGGAGGCTGCGGTGCAGGCGTGAGTGCCACTTTCGTGACCGGCTTGCCTTTGCCGAACTCCCCGATCCGCCCAGACGACATCGCCCAGGACCACGCGGCGAGCTTGCATACCGCTTCGTGACCGGCTCGCCCGACGCGGCCGTTCGACCCTTCCCGTTCCTTCCCGAGGCCGGAGGTGCCCCGTGGATTTCCTGACCCCTGTGACCTGGGCGGAAGCCCTGGCGGTCAAGTCGGACCGCCCCGACGCCGTCCCCCTGGCGGGCGGCACCGACGTCCTGGTCGAACTCAACTTCGACCACCGTCGCCCCACCGCGTTGCTCGACCTGACCCGGATCAGCGACCTGACCGAATGGACCGAAAAAGACGGCCGCATCCGTCTGGGCGCAGGCGTGTCGTACACCCGGATCATCACTGAGCTGGGCACCCGCCTCCCCGGATTGGCGATGGCGAGCCGCACCG
Encoded here:
- a CDS encoding nucleobase:cation symporter-2 family protein, which codes for MRFRPRTTRAEAATRDAVDTVPRLRQMLPLGVQHLLVAYSGMVTVPLLIGLGVGLSTAQIATLVTANVLVSGIATLLQTLGIGNVGVRLPIVMGSTFTGITPAIIVGKEAGLPAVFGATIVAGLLTWLVAPWFSKLIRFFPPIVTGTIIAIIGFSLLPSTATLIAGSNPGAADHGSAGRLILGLGTIVLTVCLERFAPPAVRRFAILIALAVGTLVAIPLGMADFSSVGHADWVGVVKPFEFGMPTFALSALLPMIIVQLVNMVESTGDTLAIGQIVGRDVGPPEISRALRADGIGSAFAGVFGSFTVVTFGENVGLVSITRVMSRFVVATAGAVLVLMSLVPKLGAAVASLPGPVLGGVGVVMFGTVGAVGLRIMSQADLSNGRNILIVAISFGFGLLPVGAPEFYQHLPVVVQTVLTSGIAAGGIAAFLLNLVLNRRERAPRTGGEAAPGY
- a CDS encoding LacI family DNA-binding transcriptional regulator; translated protein: MQRVTRDDVARLAGTSPAVVSYVLNNGPRPVAPATRARVEQAIADLGYRPNLVARALRSTRSNVLGLVVPDSSEGYFTQLTHAVERAAFARGSLVLLGNSAFSREQELRYAESLANMRVDGLLLVRAEIAGAAATHSTLDVPVVYLHHHAPSGAAAPSVVLDNKAGGRLTTEHLLGHGYREIGCLTGTARSGPVADRARGWTEAMRAAERKTGNVVRTGLDRHAARADIRRWLQSPERPRAIMATADGLALDTLTVAAELGLSVPKDLAVIGFGGTDAAAHSWPALSTAGHSFDDFADAAVSTLDKLRENTQPEDRVLDVHLTARASCGCE
- the pucD gene encoding xanthine dehydrogenase subunit D: MVTVDSLVRAAETGKAAGVGESALRPDGAAKVSGRFAYSSDLWIEGMVWATTLRSPYAAARIRSIDTSKALAQPGVHAVLTHEDVPGAKTYGMKSADQPVLAVDEVRYHGEPVALVAADDPETARQAAKLIIVDYEPLTPVTDPMTVLDQGIRPIHPDGNLVRHVKIRHGDLSWARAEADVVVTGEYEVGMQDQAFLGPESGLAIPSEDGGVELYVSSQWLHKDLEQLAPCLGLPPEKVRLTLAGVGGAFGGREDLSVHVHACMLALRLGRPVKMSYNRYESFFGHVHRHPAKMHYEHGATKDGRLVYVKARLVLDGGAYTSTSPVVIANACYFVTGAYDVPHAEIDGLAVFTNNPPCGAMRGFGAVQSAYGCESNMDKLAHELGMDPMELRLRNAMTTGTVLPTGQAVDGPAPVAELLQALRDRPLPPAAAMDLLSMPGGAANTTHGEGVRRGVGYAVGVKAIGYSGGVDDISTARVTLAVVNGAPVVSVHTAAAECGQGVTTVQSQVASTELGVSRVVVLPADTQIGDAGSASASRMTWMSTGAVQGACRYIARELLRRASAASGFSLGNDQVLDTAGRPVCSIADLVGSDTLSHTFEYHHRPTQGIDPETGQGDAHIAFAFAAHRAVVDVDVELGLVKVVELATAQDVGKAMNPLAVEGQIEGGSVQGLGLALMEEILVDAEGRVRNPSFTDYLIPTVLDVPPMPISLFEFPHPDSPYGLNGVGEPPTLSSTPAILNALRSATGLALPNAPVRPDDIALAGGRGAGLGAAS
- a CDS encoding amidohydrolase, producing the protein MSAAEPCELLLTGGTVVTVDDQRTVHSSGHVAITGDRIVGVGPGSGTERWHAEEIVDCRGKAVLPGLVDGHNHLYQALARGLGEGMSIVPWLCDFMWPYSIAITGPEAVAGARLGAVEALRAGITTVIDNHYAPSDLETTLAVADVIEEAGLRGAVARGMLGERTEIADRRGQPIELFRYSSEDEFAITREAMEHRPPTAKVAVWPAALNLCYVEQKLVRRTVELAREFGTRWHTHCCESKTDPVSYLETHGLRPVEWLAKEGLLDERATLAHAIWLDEAEIEQVAAAGAGVSHNPASNGYLASGTAQIANLRKRNVPVALGTDGPSCGHRQDLFEAMKLSVFGQRTATLDPTALRAEDALEMATREGARYAGIDAGVLSEGKLADVIVTALDRPHVRPVHRAVAALVYSARGSDVELTIVGGEIVYRDGQCVRVDEEAAADEAERHAARLLERSGMGGLLTPWAR
- a CDS encoding amidohydrolase family protein, with amino-acid sequence MIIDTHVHPTNLVDEAWRHTGTPFTGERTLEMMDGPFWINGKPRRVDVSCIMPPPGNTTWREGNKTGREGIREYQAYVTSLVQQYPDRFVGNFMYNPRFGPENGAAELAFHVKEYGYKMLKLHANMHSYRPDRALDWLRPVMRVCDELGVIVLIHTGDGPYSIPTQFYPIIREFPNVTFILGHFGIQTGGVYCFEAFWMIQDSPNVIGESGWLLQSRIVEFAKEMKKSDLVFGTDSPPNEPGMWARELEVLCHQPPQGLNLSEDDLEGYLGNNMAKLLGLAPTPPPKDKAEAEAYLRGDIPQASAANTHASHYLGYTPSAWAEAANS